Within the Gopherus flavomarginatus isolate rGopFla2 chromosome 8, rGopFla2.mat.asm, whole genome shotgun sequence genome, the region gtgcctttgctgtgctttgttctaccttggggtacaatatttaccacttcctgcaataataaaacgtattgtgaaagccataaaatcctttattcaaagtacagtacataaaaggccaggggggttagggtggtggactgtacattcagaggtttgaatatgtcctgttttgattactgttcaatgtctgttgcacttcaggattactatgctgcagggtaatgggggtggagtgcacagggtaagaattatagttatcagggctgctaggtgatcgtacaggtcttgggggcagctgggggtaataagaaactggctgctggagaaaggtgttttgtgcaaatactggggaacaagaaagagagctttgggaggagtgtgggttaccacggtacagatctgcctgcatggctacgagagactcgaaagactcagtttggcgagccaggaggcttatcatctgctttgaggtttttttgatagccaattcctttctcctgctttctgtttgcctccactcatacattttctctctccattcatacattttctctctccattcctgcgtcttcctactttctctgttgtagtgaatcataactgctttgatcaattcttcctTTGATTTTcggggattttttctcaagttctgcaaccgacgtgaggccggtgatccagctgcattagtcaaggtcactaaaaaaaacatagatagaaacatgtaatacacagaggctacattgtttattatcacacagtgaaggagtttttagactttttgtagcatccttcccacatacctcacataacacagagaggccagggaagctaaggcatggcgagcaatggggtgagtgtttctgccccgagtgcacctgggagggggaattgaccgatgggtcactggggtttatctgcactgggtacaggaggtagctggtgtcctgcacaggggacagtagtgaacaggaaagTGGcaagctgctggcgggggggggcggtccgcgtaactgccagcctgctggtgagggggggtggaaacgcacagctgtgctggctgcctgctgggaagggtgggggaagaccggagggcaccgcggggctggctgcctgctgggaagggtgggggaagaccggagcgcaccgcagggctggatgcctgccgggaggggtgggagactggagcgcaccgcggggctggctacgtgctgggaagtggggagggaagaccggagcgcaccacggggctggctgcctgctgggaagggggtggggagaccggagtgtactgcggggctggatgccagctgggagggggtgggggagaccggagcgcaccgcagggctggctgcctgctgggaagggggtggggagaccggagcgcaccgcggggctggatgcctgctggggggggggggaagaccggagcgcactgcgggactggctgcctgctgggaagggggtgtggagaccggaacgcaccgcggggctgtgggggggaacgcgaacctggcgccctgcactcaagtatccctaaattctcaacagggtttcctactgccagatatatcactgctgcgtgttacctgggaagagagggagggtcttctacagcaatgtggattccgccctggcccctatgcagcttgcctgtgtgcagccatggtccccccacccctcgctgcacagtggatcggacgagttagcctgaccgggacaaggaccacggtggctctcccgataaacttgagaaagcacattgcgcacgctctggctgcaacttttcaagagattaccgaggcagattacagagacgtgatagagcaaatcaatgggctattccacgtttaggcatgcatgcaggcagccataacccaaaccctcctctcccaaaacataaaaatctgcttaccccgagcacgctcctcagtttcttcctcaccatcaacttcctgctgctgcgactggctagcctcctcctggcttgagaagagctcctggctgcatgcctcctg harbors:
- the LOC127056547 gene encoding zinc finger and SCAN domain-containing protein 29-like; translation: MPPRPKRAPAWNNSELQDLISVWGEEAVQAQLCSRRRNYDTCGQISQSLLRRGHERDALQCRVKIKELRSAYCKAREGNRRSGAAPTTCHFYKELDAILGCDPTANPRTTMESSEQGEVGEGVEEADSEATGVEGDTLESQEACSQELFSSQEEASQSQQQEVDGEEETEERARVTLTNAAGSPASRRLQNLRKNPRKSKEELIKAVMIHYNRESRKTQEWREKMYEWREKMYEWRQTESRRKELAIKKTSKQMISLLARQTESFESLVAMQADLYRGNPHSSQSSLSCSPVFAQNTFLQQPVSYYPQLPPRPVRSPSSPDNYNSYPVHSTPITLQHSNPEVQQTLNSNQNRTYSNL